TTTACCATGCATTGGACAGTTTCCTATTATATTTTTCTGGCTTATTTGCCAACTTACATTAATAAAGTTCTACATTTGTCCTTTAGTTTCGCCTTAGCTGCAAATCTGATTGTACTGACATTCTTTATGTTAATTGTGCCGTTCATGGGGCATCTTTCAGACCGATTTGGTAGAAAACCATTGCTAATATGCTCGTGTTTAGGATTTATTCTTTTCAGTTACCCTGTGTTCTTTTTGATCGGAAAAGGTGGATTCTTGTTCGTTCTATTACCGCAATTCATCTTTGCAATATTTGAAGCCATGTATTCCGGAACGGGTCCTGCTGCATTAGCAGAGTTATTCCCTACACGTGTACGAAATAGCGCATTGTCTGTTGGGTATAATTTAGGCGTTGCGCTGTTTGGTGGCACAGCTCCTTTTATTGCAACATATTTGATTTCTGTTACTCACAATAACTTTTCGCCAACTTATTATGTCATTGGGTGTGCTATTGTAACGTTCCTTGTTCTTCTCACTCTCAAAGAAACGAATAAAGATGATCTATATTAATAAATTCATTTGTTTTTCTTAGGTTTGTATTATTTTCTCATAGTTATAGTATAACGTACTGGTCTCCCTAAGTCGTGTCTAATTTTCTGGGTTCATTATAAGGGTTCCTGGTTTATTATCGGGAACCCTTTTGCACAGAGAAATATATAGAACCAATTACTAATGCTCATTAATCAATTAACAGAATGATTATGTGAAAATATCGGAAATATTAAGAATCAGGCAGAATCTGCATGATTTTTGAAAGAAAATGATTGATTGTTTTTGTAGCAGAGGAGTATGGATTCATTAATTACAGTTCATTTGAAAGCGGGGGCATGCAAGGATTAAGATATCGGATTTTAATCATTTACATGCATATTTGAATTTTCTAAGAATTATAATCTTTGGCGGGTGCAAGGTTAAATAAGGAATCATTTTTGGTGTAAATTGATTTGCTATACTTCTATAGAACGAGTGAGTACACTGTAATCGAATTGCAACAATCGTGCGATCAGTGTATTTATGGCCAAAAATTCCAAATCATGTTGTCTGGTCAGAAGGCCGACAGTTCGGATCAGCGGAGAACGTAAAAGGAAGTAGTTGGGATACCCAGGTTGCCGATTAGTTATACAGGTTTCCGGTACCAATGCAACGCCATATCCGCTTTCAACCAAATATTTTATCGATTCGGTTCGCTCCACTTCCATAACGATGTTTGGTTGATATCCAGCCTTGAAGAAACCGTTTAATATGATCTCACGCAATTGGAATCCTTTTTCGTAAATAATAAACGGTTCATCTTTAAAATCTTTGAAGTCCAGGGAATGTTTGGGTAAGGATGCGAATCGGTGATGTTCCGGGATTATAAGAACTAATTTCTCAACATACAATACGGAAGTTAAAAAGGATGTCTCCTTGGAAGGAAGAGTGGTTATGCCGAGATCAATCTCGTAGTTTTTAATAGATTCTTCTATTTTCGAGGAACCCAATTCCTTTATCGAGCATTGAATTCCCGGAAATTCTTTTAAAAAATCCACAATGAACGGAGGGAGCCATGACAAAGCTATCGTAGGCAATGCTCCGATTTTGATCTTGCCTCTGAGTCCGTTACGTATATCCTGAAGACCATCTATGGTGTCAGCCATGTACTTTACAATTTGCTCACAGCGACTTCGCATGAATTCCCCTTCTTCAGTCAGTCGAATTTTTTTCCCATTTCTCTCGAAAAGTTGGCATTTTAGGTCTTGTTCAAGCTTATTGATTTGCTCACTGAGTGTAGATTGGCTGACAAAAAGATTGCTCGCAGCTTGTGTAAAATTTAAACAGCGTGCCGTTTCCAAAAAATACTGGATTTGACGGAGTTCCATTGTATTTGCCTCCATGTGATGTTAAATGATGGATCGGTTTTACCGATTCATGCGATAGGAACAAAAGATTATACGTATGATCATTATTCTATTACACTAAACATGTATAAACAAACTATTTTAAATACTCATTCTTAATTGTATTGAGGGGGGTGACTATTTGAAGCTGCAAATCAATAAATTTTATGTGAATGACATCCAGTTTGCCGGGAAAACGGAATTTCGCGCGGGCATTTTAACGATTAACTATCATGAGTTGTCGGATATAGCACTTTCTTTAGGGTATGAGTCTGTATCGTTGGAAATTGCCCGACCGGGGGAAAACTGTAGGATTGTGCACATCATGGATATCGTTCAACCACGTTGGAAGCCGAACCGTCCATTTGCTTATTCGGGTGCATGCGGTTCTGTGCCGTATGCGGCAGGTGAAAATGTTACACATGTGTTGGATGGTATGGCAATTATTCAAACTGGAGTCACGGAAGGAATACAAGAAGGAATCATCGACATGTCAGGAACCGGGGCAAAGTACTCCATTTTTTCGCAAACAATAAATTTGGTTATAAATGGTACATTTTCAAGAGAACTGACACGCGAAGAATATGACCGTATGCAAAGAGATTGCTTATTTCATATTTCGAACTATTTGGCTGCTGCAACACAGGCTGCAATGCCGGATCAAATAGAAGAATACGACTGGAAACTTGTTGATCAGACAAATACAGAACTGCCCCGGATCGGTTATGTATACCATGTACAGGCGCAAGGCAGCCTTAGGGACACGTTTGTATATGGAGCATCCGCCCGCAATACGTTACCTTTCTTTATGAGTCCGTTAGAAGTGTTGGATGGAGCGATTCAAAGCGGAAATTATGTGATTGCTTGCAACAAAAATCCTACGTATCTGCATGTACTGAACCCAATCGTCACAGAATTATTGGAAAGGCATGGCAGGGAATTGCATTTTGTCGGAATTGTTGTTACCACAGAATATAGCAATTTGATAGACAAAACCCGAAGCGCCACGCTAGTTGCAAACATGCTTGGCAGTCTTGGCGCTGATGGAGCAATCGTTACAAAAGAAGGCGGCGGGCATGCGGATACCGATTTGATGTTGGTGAGTGAAGCATGCAATCAACATGGCATCAAGACGACGCTGATTGTAAACGAAAGCGCGGGATCGAATGGCGATATGCCACCCTTGATCGATTTCCATGAAAGCGCTGACGGTATTGTCACAATGGGGAACAACGATGCAGTCATACATTTGGATACAGTTTCCAGGGTGCTTGGCGGGGATTCATTGCAAGGCATGGCGGCAAACCCGCACGACTGTTTATCCCTGCCATTAGCCAAAATCTACGCTTCCACGAATCCCCTTGGCGTATCGCCTATGACTTGTATAGAGAATTGAGGTGAGCAAATGACCATTCGTATCGTGCATTATCTGAATCAGTTTTTTGGGCAGATTGGCGGTGAGGATAAAGCGGGAGCGACACCGCAATTGGTTGCAAAGGCGATCGGTCCTGGTGTGGTATTGGACTCGCTGTTTGGGGACAAGGCTGCCGTTATCGGCACAGTCATTTGCGGTGACAATTATTTTGCCGAGAACACTGACGATGCAGCAAGGCAGGTTGTAGATCTGATACGGTCGTTGAATCCTGATCTCGTTGTGGCCGGCCCGGCTTTTAATGCGGGTCGTTATGGTCCGGCTTGTGCACGGGTTTGCCGGGATGTGACAAAAGAACTGAGAATACCGGCGATCACAGGACTATTTGAAGAAAATCCGGGGTTGGATTTATATCGCAAAGAGATTACGGCTGTTCGTACAGGGGATTCTGCAAGAGATATGAAACGCAGCCTCGAAAATATTGTCAAAATTGCCTGGAGAATGGTATCGGACGGACAGGAAATACCGGATACGGAAAGAACTCTGCTTCATACCCGGGGGTTTCGGGAAAATCGATTTTGTGAAGCCAGCGGAGCAAAACGTGCAGTCGATATGCTTTTGCAAAAAGTAGCCGGGCTTCCTTTTGCCACAGAGCTTGCATTGCCTGCCTTCGATACAGTAAAACCAGCCTTGCCGATAAAGTCCCTACAACAGAGTACGATTGCAATTGTTACGGAAGGCGGGCTCGTGTTGCGTGGGAATCCTGAATTGCTGGAATCCTCACGCGCAACCAAACACCTGAAAATATCCATCGATGCATGGGACGAAATGCCCGTTGGAGATGTCGAATCCGTGCATGGCGGCTATGACAGGACATACATCAACGCAAATCCGAATCGACTTGTTCCATTAGATGTTCTTGCAGATATGAAACGCACCGGGGCGATCGGCAACATTCATCCCATTGTTTACTCAACAACCGGAAACGGCACAACGTTGGGCAACGCGAAACATTTCGGCCAAGAGATTGCAAACGATTTAAAAACGTATCAGGTGGATGCGGTTATATTGACATCAACCTGAGGCACCGGTACTCGTTGCGGTGCGACGATAGCGAAAGAAATTGAAAGAAGCGGAATCCCAGTTGCTCAGATATGTACATTAACGACAATTGCTAAAACTGTTCGATCCAATCGGATTATTCCGGCGATCTCCATTCCCCATCCGTGCGGTGATCCCGCTAGAAATTCAGAAGATGAACGCCGATTGCGCCACAATTTAGTTTGGAAGGCTTTGCAAGCTTTGCAAACCGAAGTGGAAGGTCCGACGATTTTTACTGAATAAAGAGCATGATTCTCGAGGGGGAAAACACATGGCAAATTCGGGGCCAATGGCGCCAGGTATTGCAACAATCGACAACAAACAGAAACAAATCAAGATTGGCAGTATCCTGTTTGCATTTGTAATATTGTTTGGTTTTTTAAGCATTCCGTTTCAACATGGACTTAAGCCTGCAGGGCACAGTTTATTGGCCGTATTGTTGTTTATGGTTGTACTGTGGGTCACGGAGGCCGTCAGCTATTCTGCCAGTTCCATTATTTTAATTGCAGCGACCGCAGTCGTTGTGGGGTTTACTCCGGATGGCCATGGCCACATTGTCGGAACAACGGCTGCACTTAACATGGCCTTGTCCGGATTCGCCACAGGAATATGGGTTTTGGTCGCTTGTGCTCTGATTATTGCAACAGCATTAGGAAAAACCGGATTAGCCCAGCGAATTGGTCTAAGTGTTCTCTATGTGCTAGGCACGAATACAAGGCGGGTATATTTGGGGCTGTCGGTTATGTGCTATATATTTGTCCTGGTGGTGCCGGCACAGGCAGCAGTCGCTGTTGTCATGACGGCCATTTGTATGGGAATTATTGCGGAATACAATATAAAAAACAATCAAAATTTCGCGAAGGGCATGCTGTTAATCGTCGCACAGGGGTCCGGTATTGCCGGTCTTGGTATTCTTACCTCAGGTGCGCCTCCATTGCAAGCAGATCGATTTATTGGTCTGGCAACACATCATACGATTTCATGGATCGACTGGCTGGTGTATGGCTTGCCATTCAGCATTGCCATGTTTGTCGTGCTTTATTTCCTGATCGTCTGGATGTTTCCGCCGGAAATGGACGAGCTGGAGGGAGGCCGACAACTGCTTCGTTCCAAATTGCGGGACATGGGGCCGATGCCTGCCAAGGAAAAACGGCTGCTTATCATCATGGTTGCAACGATCATTCTCTGGGCAACAAGTTCCATTCAACCCATTGACAATTCGACAGTAGCTGTACTGGCTGCTGCAGCCATTCTGTTTCCCGGCATCGGAGTAGTATCTTGGGACGAAATCGTCAAATCGGTCAATTGGGGCACCATTATGCTGTTTGGTGCAGCGATTTCGCTAGGAACCTATTTGTTGAAGACAGGAGCGGCTGCCTGGGTTGCAAAAAGCACAATCGGACAGCTTGGCTTCGAACACTTGCCGATGTGGCTTGTTTTGATTCTTGTGGCGTTTGCTTTCGGAATATTCAGTTTGGGATTTTCGGCACGGACGGCGGCCGTAGCCGCGCTTGTGCCGACAGTGTTGGGATTTGCACAGAATCTGCATGTCGCAAATATGAATGTCTGGGGTTTTACATTGATACTGTATTACGCGATTCAATTTACAGCCGTTGTGCCGGTCAACGATCCTATGGCTATCATCGCATTCGGCTCCAATACCTTTACAGTGAAAGATATGCTCAAGTTATCGATTCCATTGGTGATTATATCCATGCTGCTAATCGGGTTGTTTGCAATGACATATTGGCATTGGCTCGGCGTAATTTGAATGATTCATGCTAAATGATCCATGTAAGGAGGGCTGCTGTTGGAAGGGGAAACTTTATACGATGTCATTATTGCCGGTGCGGGTCCTGCAGGGATGACCGCAGCCGTTTATACATCTCGTGCGAACATGAAAACACTGATGATTGAGAAAACCGTTCCGGGCGGCCAAATGGCCAACACGGAAGCAATCGAAAATTATCCGGGATACGAATCCATTTTAGGACCGGAACTTTCTGAGAAAATGTTTCAGCACGCCAAAAAATTCGGTTCGGAATATGTCCGGGGATCTATCAAGGAAATCAGGGATGGATATCCGTATAAAACAGTGGTTGTCGATGAGATCGAATATAAGGCGAAAGCGGTTGTCGTGGCAACAGGTGCCGAACATCGGAAACTGGGGGTTCCCGGTGAATCCGAATTATCCGGATGTGGAGTCTCATACTGCGCCGTGTGTGACGGAGCGTTTTTTGAAGATGCAGAATTGGCCGTTGTGGGAGGCGGGGATTCGGCTGTCGAAGAGGCGATATTCCTGACGCGCTTTGCAAGCAAAGTCACGATCATACATCGCCGCGATGAGCTGCGGGCGCAAAAAATTATCCAAACGCGGGCCTTTGAGAATAAGAAAATCCAATTCGTCTGGAACCATCAAGTGCAGGCAATTCAAGGAGACGGAATGGTATCCGGCGTTTTAATAAAAAACACGATTACGGGAGCAGAAACGGTGTTTCCTTGCCAAGGCATATTTATCTACGTGGGGATGGATCCGATTTCCGATTGTGTAAAACATTTGGGGATTACCGATACAAGTGGATATATCCTGACAGATGATGCGATGCGGACAAATGTGCCGGGCATATTTGCCGCCGGAGATGTACGGATGAAAACGTTGCGGCAGGTAGTAACCGCAACAGGTGATGGGAGCCTGGCAGCCCAGTCAGCCCAGCAGTACGTGGAAGAGTTAGATGAAAGGCGCAAACAGGAATCCGGATCCCCATCAGAAAAACATGCGGTCTGAGAGATTCGATGACAAAAGAGATTCCATGACAAACAGGAGGCTAGTATGATAAAGCCTGTGATTAAAGGAGCTTCATCTGTAATTGTGCATACACCGAGTCTGGTTCGTTACGGATCAAAACCGGAAAGAGAAATCAAGAAGGATCCTCTTCTTCTCGAAAAAATACTGGGAAGTTTACGAGGATATGAGGATGCGCTGTCATATCCGCCTAATCAAGTGTTTATCGGCAATTTGAAGCCGGATGTCTTGCGCGACATGCAAAACCCCTGGTATCAATCGCCAATAAAAGATGCAAGCCGTTTCAGTGCATTTGGTGAAATTATGCCGGAAGACGAATTTTATGGATGGCTTAAGATAGCTGATGAATATAACCTTGTAATGCTCGAAGAGAGTTTTTTATTGGAAGTAAAAGGGAAGCTTGCAAACCATCCTTTAATTAATGAGAGTGATTTACAGCGTTTAGGAAAAGGCGCAAGCAGAGATGCGATTGAAGAAGCGGTTGCATCCGGCAAAGGAATCCCGTTGCATGTAAATCAAACGGAAACAATCGGATGTTTTTTAACAGGGCATGAAGAGGATGAGAATTTAACACCCGAAATTTTATTGGAAAATTTATGCAATAAGGCATCCGGTCTGATCGCCATGCGCCATGTGTTAACATCGTTTGAAATTTCACCTGAACAAATCGATTATGTGATAGGGTGTGACGAAGAGGCGGTTGGTGACCGGTACCAACGTGGCGGCGGCAATATGGCGAAATCGATCGCTGAACTGGCCGGTTGTGATAACGCAAGCGGTTCAGATTTGAAATCATTTTGCTGTGCCCCGAATCATGCCATAGTTGTGGCTGCCAGCCTTGTACAATCCGGGTTATATGACGAGGTGCTGGTAATTGGTGGAGGATGCCTGGCTAAACTTGGGATGAAATATGCCGGACATTTGAAAAATCATATGCCAATTCTGGAAGATCAACTTGGCGCCGTCGCAATTCTGATCGGTAAAGATGATGGAAAAAGCCCGGTGGTGAGGCTCGATGCAGTTGGAAAGCACAATATATCAGCCGGATCATCCGCACAGAACATTTATCAAACACTCGTTGTAAATCCGTTGGCGCATATCGGCAAAAAAATAACAGACATTGATAAATATTCGGTAGAATTGCACAATCCGGAAGTTACGGAACCCAATGGCAATGGAAACGTACCAAAAACCAACTATCGAACACTTGCGAGCATTGCCGCAATCCGGGGAGAAATGGACAAATCAAACATCCCTAAATTCGAAGTAAAATATGGAATGCCCGGATTTTCACCAACACAAGGGCATATTGCCGCATCCATTCCGTTTCTGGTTCATGCCAGGGAGATGATTATGGATGGTGAAATCAATACTGCCATGTTTATTGCGAAAGGAAGTTTGTTCCTTGGAAAAATGACAAAATTATCAGATGGCATGTCATTTTTAATTGAACAAA
Above is a window of Fodinisporobacter ferrooxydans DNA encoding:
- a CDS encoding glycine/sarcosine/betaine reductase component B subunit, whose protein sequence is MKLQINKFYVNDIQFAGKTEFRAGILTINYHELSDIALSLGYESVSLEIARPGENCRIVHIMDIVQPRWKPNRPFAYSGACGSVPYAAGENVTHVLDGMAIIQTGVTEGIQEGIIDMSGTGAKYSIFSQTINLVINGTFSRELTREEYDRMQRDCLFHISNYLAAATQAAMPDQIEEYDWKLVDQTNTELPRIGYVYHVQAQGSLRDTFVYGASARNTLPFFMSPLEVLDGAIQSGNYVIACNKNPTYLHVLNPIVTELLERHGRELHFVGIVVTTEYSNLIDKTRSATLVANMLGSLGADGAIVTKEGGGHADTDLMLVSEACNQHGIKTTLIVNESAGSNGDMPPLIDFHESADGIVTMGNNDAVIHLDTVSRVLGGDSLQGMAANPHDCLSLPLAKIYASTNPLGVSPMTCIEN
- the trxB gene encoding thioredoxin-disulfide reductase, encoding MEGETLYDVIIAGAGPAGMTAAVYTSRANMKTLMIEKTVPGGQMANTEAIENYPGYESILGPELSEKMFQHAKKFGSEYVRGSIKEIRDGYPYKTVVVDEIEYKAKAVVVATGAEHRKLGVPGESELSGCGVSYCAVCDGAFFEDAELAVVGGGDSAVEEAIFLTRFASKVTIIHRRDELRAQKIIQTRAFENKKIQFVWNHQVQAIQGDGMVSGVLIKNTITGAETVFPCQGIFIYVGMDPISDCVKHLGITDTSGYILTDDAMRTNVPGIFAAGDVRMKTLRQVVTATGDGSLAAQSAQQYVEELDERRKQESGSPSEKHAV
- the grdC gene encoding glycine/sarcosine/betaine reductase complex component C subunit beta codes for the protein MIKPVIKGASSVIVHTPSLVRYGSKPEREIKKDPLLLEKILGSLRGYEDALSYPPNQVFIGNLKPDVLRDMQNPWYQSPIKDASRFSAFGEIMPEDEFYGWLKIADEYNLVMLEESFLLEVKGKLANHPLINESDLQRLGKGASRDAIEEAVASGKGIPLHVNQTETIGCFLTGHEEDENLTPEILLENLCNKASGLIAMRHVLTSFEISPEQIDYVIGCDEEAVGDRYQRGGGNMAKSIAELAGCDNASGSDLKSFCCAPNHAIVVAASLVQSGLYDEVLVIGGGCLAKLGMKYAGHLKNHMPILEDQLGAVAILIGKDDGKSPVVRLDAVGKHNISAGSSAQNIYQTLVVNPLAHIGKKITDIDKYSVELHNPEVTEPNGNGNVPKTNYRTLASIAAIRGEMDKSNIPKFEVKYGMPGFSPTQGHIAASIPFLVHAREMIMDGEINTAMFIAKGSLFLGKMTKLSDGMSFLIEQNKGVQQQ
- a CDS encoding glycine/betaine/sarcosine/D-proline family reductase selenoprotein B, whose protein sequence is MTIRIVHYLNQFFGQIGGEDKAGATPQLVAKAIGPGVVLDSLFGDKAAVIGTVICGDNYFAENTDDAARQVVDLIRSLNPDLVVAGPAFNAGRYGPACARVCRDVTKELRIPAITGLFEENPGLDLYRKEITAVRTGDSARDMKRSLENIVKIAWRMVSDGQEIPDTERTLLHTRGFRENRFCEASGAKRAVDMLLQKVAGLPFATELALPAFDTVKPALPIKSLQQSTIAIVTEGGLVLRGNPELLESSRATKHLKISIDAWDEMPVGDVESVHGGYDRTYINANPNRLVPLDVLADMKRTGAIGNIHPIVYSTTGNGTTLGNAKHFGQEIANDLKTYQVDAVILTSTUGTGTRCGATIAKEIERSGIPVAQICTLTTIAKTVRSNRIIPAISIPHPCGDPARNSEDERRLRHNLVWKALQALQTEVEGPTIFTE
- a CDS encoding SLC13 family permease, whose protein sequence is MANSGPMAPGIATIDNKQKQIKIGSILFAFVILFGFLSIPFQHGLKPAGHSLLAVLLFMVVLWVTEAVSYSASSIILIAATAVVVGFTPDGHGHIVGTTAALNMALSGFATGIWVLVACALIIATALGKTGLAQRIGLSVLYVLGTNTRRVYLGLSVMCYIFVLVVPAQAAVAVVMTAICMGIIAEYNIKNNQNFAKGMLLIVAQGSGIAGLGILTSGAPPLQADRFIGLATHHTISWIDWLVYGLPFSIAMFVVLYFLIVWMFPPEMDELEGGRQLLRSKLRDMGPMPAKEKRLLIIMVATIILWATSSIQPIDNSTVAVLAAAAILFPGIGVVSWDEIVKSVNWGTIMLFGAAISLGTYLLKTGAAAWVAKSTIGQLGFEHLPMWLVLILVAFAFGIFSLGFSARTAAVAALVPTVLGFAQNLHVANMNVWGFTLILYYAIQFTAVVPVNDPMAIIAFGSNTFTVKDMLKLSIPLVIISMLLIGLFAMTYWHWLGVI
- a CDS encoding LysR family transcriptional regulator; this translates as MELRQIQYFLETARCLNFTQAASNLFVSQSTLSEQINKLEQDLKCQLFERNGKKIRLTEEGEFMRSRCEQIVKYMADTIDGLQDIRNGLRGKIKIGALPTIALSWLPPFIVDFLKEFPGIQCSIKELGSSKIEESIKNYEIDLGITTLPSKETSFLTSVLYVEKLVLIIPEHHRFASLPKHSLDFKDFKDEPFIIYEKGFQLREIILNGFFKAGYQPNIVMEVERTESIKYLVESGYGVALVPETCITNRQPGYPNYFLLRSPLIRTVGLLTRQHDLEFLAINTLIARLLQFDYSVLTRSIEV